From the genome of Psychrilyobacter atlanticus DSM 19335, one region includes:
- a CDS encoding molybdopterin biosynthesis protein, with protein sequence MRNTFINNISLEETKPLFFNRIEKYSKKEIISTEKSLGRVTSSPVFANVSSPNFNASAMDGILVRSKDTEMASETNPVILKKESDFLYVNTGNPIKNKFDAVIMIEEVVELENGDVRIIKSAHPYQHIRNVGEDIIKNDMILPSFHEIRPEDIGALFAGGIFEIEVIKKPEVAIIPTGSEIVEDYRNLKVGDIIDSNSRMFEAMITVSGGEPYRYSPVRDEKELLKKNILDAVEKNDVVIINAGSSAGTHDYTKSLIEELGEVIIHGIAIKPGKPTILGFIKGKPVIGIPGYPVSAYFVYQQFVKSLLEKMLCRDDEKEIIVKASLSKRIHSSLKHKEFVRMTLGYVGGKLVATPLDRGAGVSMSLVKADGILVIARNNEGHDLGEEVEIKLLKPLSTIKKSIVVIGSNDPIMDRISDKVRLSLSHVGSFGGVLALKKKETTIAPIHMLDSKSGDYNIDVLNKYFPSRDAALIKGIKREQGLMIPKGNPKNIKGIEDLTRNDLVFMNRQRGAGTRILLDYNLEKLGMDNNDIKGYEREATTHLAAAMSVKSSTCDLALGVKSAADILDLDFISVDYEDYDFAVLKDSLEDERVLKFIEYIKSEEFFKEVENIPGYKLENPGEIIEF encoded by the coding sequence ATGAGAAATACATTTATAAATAATATCAGCTTAGAAGAAACTAAACCACTGTTTTTTAACAGGATAGAAAAATATAGTAAAAAGGAGATCATCTCTACTGAGAAATCTTTGGGAAGAGTGACATCGTCACCTGTTTTTGCCAATGTGTCATCTCCTAATTTTAATGCATCAGCTATGGATGGAATATTAGTAAGATCTAAAGATACAGAGATGGCCAGTGAAACCAATCCTGTAATACTAAAAAAAGAAAGTGATTTTCTCTATGTGAATACAGGGAATCCTATTAAGAATAAATTTGACGCTGTTATCATGATAGAAGAAGTGGTGGAGTTAGAAAATGGAGATGTCAGAATAATAAAATCAGCACACCCATATCAGCATATTAGAAATGTCGGGGAAGATATTATAAAAAACGATATGATCTTACCTTCATTTCATGAGATCAGACCAGAGGATATAGGAGCTTTATTTGCTGGAGGAATATTTGAGATAGAGGTAATTAAAAAGCCAGAAGTTGCGATCATTCCAACTGGAAGTGAGATAGTAGAAGATTATAGAAATTTAAAGGTAGGAGATATCATAGATTCTAACTCTAGGATGTTTGAGGCTATGATTACCGTATCAGGAGGAGAGCCATATAGGTATTCACCTGTTAGGGATGAAAAGGAACTCCTAAAGAAAAATATATTAGATGCAGTGGAAAAAAATGATGTGGTAATTATCAATGCAGGATCATCAGCAGGAACCCATGATTATACTAAATCTCTCATAGAAGAATTAGGAGAGGTAATAATCCATGGTATAGCTATAAAACCAGGAAAACCGACTATCCTTGGGTTTATTAAGGGTAAACCTGTAATAGGAATACCAGGATACCCGGTATCAGCGTATTTTGTTTACCAGCAGTTTGTAAAATCACTCCTTGAGAAGATGTTATGTAGGGATGATGAAAAGGAAATCATAGTAAAAGCCAGCTTATCTAAGAGAATCCACTCATCGTTAAAACATAAGGAGTTTGTCCGTATGACTTTAGGTTATGTAGGAGGAAAATTAGTTGCCACTCCATTAGACAGGGGAGCAGGAGTCAGTATGAGTTTGGTAAAAGCCGATGGAATCCTTGTGATAGCTAGAAACAATGAGGGACATGATCTAGGGGAAGAGGTAGAAATAAAACTCCTAAAACCGCTTTCGACTATAAAAAAATCCATAGTAGTGATTGGAAGTAACGATCCTATAATGGATAGGATTTCTGATAAGGTGAGACTATCACTATCCCACGTAGGAAGTTTTGGAGGGGTGTTAGCACTAAAGAAAAAGGAGACTACCATAGCTCCTATCCATATGTTGGATAGTAAAAGCGGGGATTATAATATAGATGTTTTAAATAAATATTTCCCATCAAGAGATGCAGCATTGATAAAAGGAATAAAGAGGGAACAGGGGCTGATGATTCCTAAAGGAAATCCAAAAAACATAAAAGGGATAGAAGATCTGACTCGAAATGATCTGGTATTTATGAACAGACAGAGGGGAGCAGGGACTCGTATTCTCTTGGATTATAACCTGGAAAAATTAGGTATGGATAATAATGATATAAAGGGATATGAGAGGGAAGCTACAACTCATCTGGCAGCAGCAATGTCGGTGAAATCTTCAACCTGTGACCTGGCTTTAGGAGTTAAATCCGCAGCAGATATATTGGATCTGGATTTCATATCTGTAGACTATGAGGATTATGATTTTGCAGTTTTAAAGGACAGTTTGGAAGATGAAAGAGTTTTAAAATTTATTGAATATATAAAATCGGAAGAGTTTTTTAAAGAAGTGGAAAATATACCGGGATATAAGTTAGAAAATCCAGGGGAGATAATAGAATTTTAG
- a CDS encoding MOSC domain-containing protein, with translation MSNIKGKILAVNISETKGVVKQPIKSGMFKVDHGLVGDAHAGNWHRQVSLLDNTSIKKLKDLDGVGFCTGKFAENLTTEGMVLYELPVGTKLKIGETLQEVTQIGKKCHVGCEIKKLVGDCVMPREGIFTKILKEGEIKPGDLIEVLED, from the coding sequence ATGAGTAATATAAAAGGAAAAATACTTGCAGTAAATATAAGTGAAACAAAGGGTGTAGTTAAACAGCCTATAAAAAGCGGGATGTTTAAGGTGGATCATGGTTTAGTAGGAGATGCTCATGCTGGTAACTGGCATAGACAGGTTAGTTTATTAGATAATACTAGTATCAAGAAATTAAAGGATTTAGACGGAGTAGGATTTTGTACAGGTAAATTTGCTGAGAACCTAACAACAGAAGGAATGGTTTTATATGAATTACCAGTTGGAACAAAGTTAAAAATTGGTGAAACTCTTCAAGAAGTAACTCAAATAGGAAAAAAATGTCATGTAGGCTGTGAGATAAAAAAATTAGTAGGAGACTGCGTTATGCCTAGAGAGGGTATATTTACGAAGATCTTAAAAGAGGGAGAGATAAAACCAGGAGATTTAATAGAAGTTTTAGAAGATTAG
- a CDS encoding DUF952 domain-containing protein, with product MIFHIVDKDYWLNQVPSGEYLTRDLDSEGFIHCSDIQKVTQVANQIYKGIHNLIILYIDENKVCANIKWEDLYNLNYDYPHIYGPLNIDAVVSIHEFEPNEEGYFRIPNDLI from the coding sequence ATGATATTTCATATAGTAGATAAAGATTATTGGCTAAACCAAGTTCCTAGTGGCGAGTACCTTACAAGAGATCTAGATTCAGAAGGCTTTATTCACTGCTCCGATATTCAAAAAGTTACCCAAGTCGCAAACCAAATATATAAAGGTATCCACAATCTAATTATCCTTTATATTGATGAAAATAAGGTTTGTGCTAACATTAAATGGGAAGATCTTTATAATTTAAATTATGACTATCCACATATTTATGGTCCTCTAAATATAGACGCAGTAGTTTCGATTCATGAATTTGAACCTAACGAAGAAGGCTACTTTCGTATTCCAAATGATCTAATATAA
- a CDS encoding GNAT family N-acetyltransferase: protein MIKIISSSEIYEEFIKNLIDRTILEERKIPFKNKEIYVKGRYIDSVYIALLDEKPVGFFSISINNFHPSSLYFNMIVDKEYRRNKIGTNMYKYIKSLSSGFSYLQSSFCETSLTSSYFLESLGFKLYRSTHEPQIDISKIEIDKQRMRDYIDKHDLEVLALSDIKSDNELKEVFELAKDSYTQSHLDNPVKEADIGVWGDIIKEDFIAQGSFILKKEKKVIAFALMHENDELGMDLGWRGVAEKYDSIRHESIEILTNLQIEYTKESKKRILYLEIDSTDKWSLEMMNFLKLKKTNRWLSYQRKTENGMRFLLI, encoded by the coding sequence ATGATAAAAATAATATCTTCATCGGAAATATACGAAGAATTCATCAAAAATCTTATTGATAGGACTATCTTAGAAGAAAGGAAAATTCCCTTCAAGAATAAAGAAATCTATGTGAAAGGTAGATATATTGATTCAGTGTATATAGCTTTACTTGATGAAAAACCTGTTGGTTTTTTCAGTATTTCGATAAACAATTTTCATCCAAGCAGTCTTTATTTTAATATGATTGTGGATAAAGAATATAGAAGAAATAAAATTGGAACCAATATGTATAAATATATTAAAAGTTTGAGCAGTGGTTTTTCATATTTACAGAGTTCATTTTGTGAAACATCTTTAACTAGTTCATACTTCTTAGAATCTCTAGGTTTCAAGCTGTACAGATCTACTCATGAACCTCAAATAGATATTTCTAAAATTGAAATTGATAAACAGAGGATGAGAGACTATATAGATAAACATGATTTAGAAGTTTTAGCACTATCAGATATAAAATCTGACAATGAGTTGAAAGAAGTTTTTGAATTAGCAAAAGATAGCTATACTCAGTCACATCTTGATAATCCAGTTAAAGAAGCTGATATAGGGGTATGGGGAGATATAATTAAAGAAGATTTTATTGCACAAGGTTCATTTATTTTAAAGAAAGAAAAAAAAGTAATTGCTTTCGCTTTAATGCATGAAAATGACGAATTAGGAATGGATTTAGGGTGGAGAGGTGTAGCCGAAAAATACGATTCTATAAGACATGAGAGTATAGAAATTTTAACCAATTTACAGATTGAGTATACAAAGGAGAGTAAGAAAAGAATATTGTATTTAGAGATCGATAGTACGGATAAATGGTCGTTAGAAATGATGAATTTTTTAAAGTTAAAAAAGACTAATAGATGGCTATCGTATCAGCGAAAAACTGAAAATGGTATGAGATTTTTACTAATTTGA
- a CDS encoding permease → MRFIKRYKFLMTTLIILTILFVVNYELGIKAVDITVYSLKEMVFVIPPVFVLLGLLDVWVPKETMVKYMGERSGIKGILLSIFIGSAAAGPLYGAFPVAAVFMKKGVKFSNIIIFLGAWSTTKIPMFLFEMASLGTKFALSRLIIDIFGIIIISGIISRIIPKEEIEKIYINAEKF, encoded by the coding sequence ATGAGATTTATAAAAAGATATAAATTTTTAATGACAACACTTATAATTTTGACTATTCTATTTGTAGTAAATTATGAATTAGGAATAAAAGCCGTGGATATTACTGTTTATTCTCTAAAAGAGATGGTTTTTGTAATCCCTCCTGTATTTGTATTACTGGGGCTCCTCGATGTGTGGGTACCTAAGGAAACCATGGTGAAATATATGGGAGAAAGATCAGGGATAAAGGGAATTTTACTGTCGATATTTATTGGTTCGGCAGCTGCAGGGCCTCTCTATGGAGCTTTTCCGGTGGCCGCTGTATTTATGAAAAAGGGAGTTAAGTTCAGCAACATCATTATATTTTTAGGGGCTTGGTCCACAACTAAGATCCCCATGTTTCTCTTTGAGATGGCATCACTTGGGACGAAGTTTGCTCTAAGCCGTCTAATAATAGATATCTTCGGAATAATCATTATTTCAGGGATAATCAGCAGGATAATTCCTAAAGAGGAGATAGAGAAGATATATATTAATGCAGAGAAATTTTAG
- a CDS encoding aldehyde ferredoxin oxidoreductase family protein, with protein MKICRIDMSTKTISFEEVKEEYVGLGGRGLTSRIISDEVDATSHPLGKNNKLVIAPGLFAGTLAPSSGRLSVGTKSPLTGGIKESNAGGTAAQSLAKLGYKAVIIENKPKNQELNLIKITPEGITIEDAGYLKMKGNYEVGNILREKHGEKVTVMSLGQAGEMRLTAASIAVTDPEGRPTRHCGRGGTGAVLGSKGIKAIVIDPGKENKVEYHNIDNFRTAARSFSKSVLAHPVSGQGLPAYGTAVLVNVLNEAGGLPTDNFRDGRFEFAENISGETMFETIEKRKGQTTHACHPGCIMRCSQVYNDKKGDYLTGGFEYETIWAFGAHCHIKDLDSIAQMDKMCDDFGVDTIDTGVAVGVAMEGGYLEFGDDKGAIKLLEEIGKGSPIGRIIGNGAAFTGQAFGTERVPVVKRQALPAYDPRSVKGQGVTYATTPMGADHTAGYAVTSNILGVGGVVDPLKKDGQVELSRNLQIATAVLDSLGFCIFVAFPILDDETAFPEVANMINSKYNTNFDINEILASGQEVLKLEKAFNQRAGITKAQDRLPEFFKEEAVGPHNVTFDFTDEELDETLEF; from the coding sequence ATGAAAATTTGTAGAATTGACATGAGTACCAAGACCATTAGTTTTGAAGAGGTAAAAGAGGAATATGTAGGATTAGGTGGAAGAGGACTGACATCTCGGATTATATCTGATGAAGTTGATGCAACATCACATCCATTAGGAAAGAACAATAAGTTAGTAATAGCTCCAGGTCTTTTTGCAGGAACTTTAGCACCAAGTTCGGGAAGACTTAGTGTAGGAACTAAGAGTCCATTGACTGGTGGAATAAAGGAATCAAATGCAGGGGGAACAGCAGCTCAGAGTTTGGCAAAATTAGGGTATAAGGCAGTTATTATAGAGAATAAACCTAAAAACCAGGAATTAAACCTTATAAAAATAACTCCTGAAGGAATTACAATAGAGGATGCCGGTTACTTAAAGATGAAAGGTAACTACGAGGTAGGAAATATCTTGAGGGAAAAACATGGAGAAAAAGTAACTGTGATGTCCCTTGGACAGGCAGGAGAAATGAGATTAACTGCAGCATCAATTGCAGTTACAGACCCTGAGGGAAGACCTACAAGACATTGTGGAAGAGGTGGAACTGGGGCAGTTTTAGGATCTAAAGGAATAAAAGCGATAGTTATTGATCCCGGAAAAGAAAATAAAGTTGAGTACCATAATATAGATAATTTTAGAACAGCGGCTAGAAGCTTCTCAAAATCAGTCTTAGCTCATCCTGTATCTGGACAAGGTCTGCCAGCCTATGGAACGGCAGTTCTTGTAAATGTTTTAAATGAAGCTGGAGGATTACCTACAGATAACTTTAGAGACGGCAGATTTGAATTTGCAGAAAATATTAGTGGAGAAACGATGTTTGAAACTATTGAAAAAAGAAAGGGTCAGACAACTCATGCCTGTCATCCTGGATGTATCATGAGATGTTCTCAAGTATACAATGATAAAAAAGGAGACTATCTTACAGGTGGATTTGAGTATGAGACTATATGGGCATTTGGAGCTCATTGTCACATAAAAGATCTGGATTCAATAGCTCAAATGGATAAGATGTGTGATGATTTTGGAGTAGACACTATAGATACCGGAGTTGCAGTAGGAGTAGCAATGGAAGGTGGATATTTAGAGTTTGGTGATGATAAAGGTGCGATAAAACTATTGGAAGAGATCGGTAAAGGATCACCTATTGGAAGAATCATAGGTAATGGAGCTGCATTTACAGGGCAGGCATTTGGAACAGAGAGGGTGCCAGTAGTAAAAAGGCAGGCACTTCCAGCTTATGACCCAAGATCGGTAAAGGGGCAGGGAGTAACCTATGCAACGACTCCAATGGGGGCAGACCATACGGCAGGATACGCAGTTACATCGAATATCCTAGGTGTAGGAGGAGTTGTCGATCCATTAAAGAAAGATGGACAAGTGGAATTATCTAGAAACCTTCAGATAGCAACGGCAGTTTTAGATAGTTTAGGTTTCTGTATATTTGTAGCTTTCCCTATCTTAGATGATGAAACAGCGTTCCCTGAAGTAGCTAATATGATAAATTCAAAATATAATACTAATTTTGATATTAATGAGATCCTTGCAAGTGGACAGGAAGTATTAAAGCTGGAAAAAGCATTTAATCAAAGAGCAGGAATAACAAAGGCTCAAGATAGACTACCTGAATTTTTTAAAGAGGAAGCTGTTGGTCCTCATAATGTAACCTTTGATTTTACAGATGAAGAATTAGACGAAACATTGGAATTTTAG
- a CDS encoding MoaD/ThiS family protein — protein sequence MGNIQIEVRLFAYLRELFPPESRGVKKVEVKECLTIDNLMDEIGIVEKEIMIVMINGVRKLDYNESLKEGDRVSIFPPVGGG from the coding sequence ATGGGAAATATCCAGATAGAGGTGAGACTCTTTGCTTATTTGAGGGAATTATTCCCTCCGGAAAGCAGGGGAGTAAAAAAGGTAGAAGTAAAGGAATGTCTGACAATAGATAACTTGATGGATGAGATTGGAATCGTAGAAAAGGAAATTATGATAGTTATGATCAATGGGGTAAGGAAATTAGATTATAATGAATCTTTGAAAGAAGGAGATCGAGTATCCATCTTCCCCCCTGTAGGAGGAGGATAA
- a CDS encoding HesA/MoeB/ThiF family protein, translated as MDRYSRNKKMISTDEQKKLSESTVVILGVGGLGGYALEMLARVGVGKLLLVDFDKFEVSNLNRQIISTEGNLGLLKVEEARKRVEAINPEIEVVAINKKISDHNIDAVIKGADIVVDALDSSTLKKVVEKSCARNKIPMVHGAIGGWIAQVAVIMPGDFILDKIYSEDDLENKMGNPSFTPALAASIQVGEVIKFLLNKGELLNNEVLYIDLEYNSFTRLKV; from the coding sequence ATGGATAGATATTCCAGAAATAAAAAAATGATATCGACCGATGAACAAAAGAAATTATCTGAATCTACAGTAGTGATCTTAGGTGTAGGAGGCTTAGGTGGATATGCACTTGAGATGCTTGCAAGGGTAGGAGTGGGAAAACTTCTCCTTGTAGATTTTGATAAATTTGAGGTGTCTAATTTAAACAGGCAGATAATTTCTACAGAGGGTAATTTAGGTTTATTAAAAGTAGAGGAAGCCAGGAAGAGGGTGGAAGCTATAAACCCGGAGATAGAAGTTGTGGCAATCAATAAAAAGATATCTGATCATAATATCGATGCAGTCATAAAAGGTGCAGATATAGTAGTGGATGCACTAGACTCATCTACGTTAAAAAAGGTTGTGGAGAAATCTTGTGCGAGAAATAAGATTCCCATGGTTCATGGAGCTATAGGAGGATGGATAGCACAGGTAGCAGTGATCATGCCGGGGGATTTTATTTTGGATAAAATTTATAGTGAGGATGATCTGGAAAATAAGATGGGAAATCCCAGCTTCACCCCTGCATTGGCAGCTTCAATACAGGTAGGAGAAGTAATTAAGTTTTTATTGAATAAAGGAGAACTATTAAACAACGAGGTCTTATATATTGACCTTGAGTACAATAGTTTTACGAGGTTGAAAGTGTAG
- the rfaE2 gene encoding D-glycero-beta-D-manno-heptose 1-phosphate adenylyltransferase has protein sequence MSILTREEAGKLVEKLKESGKKVVFTNGCFDILHVGHLRYLNEARECGDILIVGVNSDDSVRRLKGPTRPINGEMDRAELLCGLKAVDYSVIFPEDTPVEIIEALKPSIHVKGGDYKKEDLPETVVVERNGGEVRILTLVDGKSTSNVVKKIAGNN, from the coding sequence ATGAGTATATTAACAAGAGAAGAGGCCGGTAAATTAGTTGAAAAACTAAAAGAAAGTGGAAAAAAAGTGGTCTTTACAAATGGATGTTTTGATATCTTGCATGTGGGACATCTAAGATACTTAAATGAAGCCCGTGAATGTGGGGATATATTGATCGTAGGAGTTAACTCTGATGATTCTGTAAGAAGGTTAAAAGGACCTACAAGACCTATAAATGGTGAGATGGATAGAGCAGAATTATTATGCGGGTTAAAAGCTGTAGATTATTCTGTAATATTTCCAGAGGATACTCCTGTAGAAATAATAGAGGCATTGAAGCCGTCTATCCATGTAAAGGGAGGAGATTATAAGAAAGAAGATCTTCCTGAAACTGTTGTCGTAGAGAGAAACGGAGGAGAAGTAAGGATCCTTACTTTGGTAGATGGGAAATCTACAAGTAATGTAGTGAAAAAGATAGCGGGAAATAACTAA
- the tsaE gene encoding tRNA (adenosine(37)-N6)-threonylcarbamoyltransferase complex ATPase subunit type 1 TsaE — protein MKKILSFEELTELAVKLAEFVIPNDVIALVGDLGTGKTTLTKTMAKELGITGNIKSPTFNYVLEHLGGKMPLYHFDVYRLCDPEEVYEIGYEDYLHNDGLTIIEWANIIDTELPKEYIEIKMYHRDENSREVEMKFVGNEKREKELNKLW, from the coding sequence ATGAAAAAAATATTATCATTTGAGGAGTTAACAGAATTAGCAGTTAAATTAGCAGAATTTGTAATTCCAAATGACGTAATAGCACTGGTAGGAGACTTAGGAACAGGGAAAACGACTCTGACTAAAACAATGGCTAAAGAATTAGGAATCACTGGGAATATAAAAAGTCCTACATTTAACTATGTATTAGAACATCTAGGGGGAAAGATGCCCTTATATCATTTTGATGTTTACAGACTGTGTGATCCTGAGGAAGTATATGAAATTGGATATGAAGATTATCTACATAATGATGGACTGACAATAATAGAATGGGCTAACATAATAGATACGGAGTTACCCAAGGAATATATAGAGATAAAAATGTATCACAGAGATGAAAATTCTCGTGAAGTTGAGATGAAATTTGTTGGAAATGAAAAGAGAGAGAAGGAGTTAAATAAATTATGGTAG
- the tsaB gene encoding tRNA (adenosine(37)-N6)-threonylcarbamoyltransferase complex dimerization subunit type 1 TsaB, producing MVVLGIDASTKTGSVALYDSEIGILSEINANIRLNHSDSLMSIVDMVFDLAKLKPKDIDRVAVSIGPGSFTGIRVGVGTAKGLAYSIGCDIVGVNELDILARTISQTSNKIMSLIDARKGRVYYSVYEYNGDKIENVSHYGAEELKLILEGYKDEKITFTGDGSIVYKEIIDEVMGENAIYNLKSNSMVRAGIMAEMAVEKDADNLYTLEPYYISKTQAEREKEAREKKK from the coding sequence ATGGTAGTATTAGGAATCGATGCTTCTACTAAAACAGGTAGTGTAGCATTATATGATAGTGAGATAGGCATTTTATCAGAAATAAATGCAAATATAAGATTGAATCATTCAGATTCGTTGATGTCAATAGTAGACATGGTATTTGATCTGGCAAAACTTAAGCCAAAGGATATAGACAGAGTGGCTGTCAGTATAGGGCCTGGGTCATTTACAGGGATAAGAGTAGGAGTAGGAACAGCCAAAGGATTAGCTTATAGTATCGGCTGCGATATTGTAGGAGTAAATGAATTGGATATCCTTGCACGTACAATATCACAAACTTCTAATAAAATTATGTCCCTTATAGATGCTAGAAAGGGAAGGGTATACTATTCTGTCTATGAATATAATGGGGATAAAATAGAAAATGTATCTCACTATGGAGCTGAGGAATTAAAATTAATATTAGAAGGTTATAAAGATGAAAAAATAACCTTTACAGGTGATGGAAGTATCGTTTATAAGGAAATAATAGATGAAGTTATGGGAGAAAATGCCATATATAATTTAAAATCTAACTCAATGGTAAGAGCAGGAATAATGGCTGAGATGGCAGTAGAAAAAGATGCAGATAATCTGTATACATTGGAGCCATATTATATCTCAAAAACTCAGGCAGAGAGGGAAAAAGAAGCCAGAGAAAAGAAAAAATAA
- a CDS encoding CoA-disulfide reductase translates to MRIVIIGGVAAGMSAAAKAKRMAKNSEVIVYEKGSIVSFGACGLPYYVGDFFDNPQGMIARTPEQFRESGVEVNINHEVLKVDPEKKIVIVKNLETDEIFESSYDKLMVATGANAVLPPVEGIKMLKNIFTLKSIDDGIDLKKAMMKEENKEILVIGAGYIGIEVVEAAKQLGKNVRVIQRGKRVMSASFDSEITDLMEEEIRSHGVDLHLEEVVKKIEGNVRVERVITDKGEYRADIVVIATGVRPATGFLKDTGIEMDRGAIIIDEEGKTSVDGIYSAGDCAMVYHKVRKKNVYIPLATTANKIGRVVGENLAGAKNKFSGTLGSACIKVMDLEAGRTGITETDAKLDGINYKTILVKDKNQTNYYPGQENIFVKLIYDAETKVILGGQIIGKNGAVLRVDVIAMAVATKMKTSELGMMDFCYAPPFARTWDVLNVSGNVAK, encoded by the coding sequence ATGAGGATAGTTATTATAGGTGGAGTAGCAGCAGGAATGAGTGCAGCAGCAAAGGCTAAAAGGATGGCTAAAAATTCAGAGGTTATAGTATATGAAAAGGGAAGCATCGTATCTTTTGGAGCCTGTGGGTTGCCCTACTATGTAGGAGATTTCTTTGATAACCCCCAAGGGATGATTGCCAGGACTCCAGAGCAGTTTAGGGAATCTGGTGTAGAAGTAAATATAAATCATGAGGTTTTAAAGGTAGACCCAGAGAAAAAAATAGTAATAGTTAAAAATTTAGAAACAGATGAAATTTTTGAAAGTTCATACGATAAATTGATGGTAGCTACAGGTGCTAATGCTGTTTTACCACCAGTTGAAGGGATAAAAATGTTAAAAAACATTTTCACATTAAAATCTATAGATGATGGAATAGATTTAAAGAAAGCCATGATGAAAGAGGAAAATAAAGAGATTTTGGTAATTGGTGCTGGGTATATAGGGATAGAGGTTGTAGAAGCAGCAAAACAATTAGGAAAAAATGTCAGAGTTATCCAACGTGGGAAAAGGGTAATGTCAGCTTCTTTTGATAGTGAGATAACAGATCTTATGGAAGAAGAGATCAGATCACATGGTGTAGATCTTCATTTAGAAGAGGTTGTAAAAAAAATAGAAGGTAATGTCAGGGTAGAAAGAGTTATTACCGACAAGGGTGAATATAGGGCTGATATAGTAGTAATAGCAACTGGAGTAAGACCTGCAACAGGATTCCTGAAGGATACAGGGATTGAGATGGATAGGGGAGCTATCATAATAGATGAAGAGGGAAAAACATCTGTAGATGGTATCTATTCCGCTGGAGACTGTGCAATGGTATATCATAAAGTCAGAAAGAAAAATGTGTATATTCCACTGGCTACTACAGCTAATAAAATTGGAAGAGTTGTAGGAGAAAATTTAGCTGGAGCTAAAAATAAATTTAGTGGTACTCTGGGATCTGCCTGTATCAAGGTAATGGATTTAGAAGCTGGAAGAACAGGAATAACAGAAACAGATGCTAAGTTAGATGGGATAAACTATAAAACTATCTTAGTAAAGGACAAAAATCAAACTAATTATTATCCGGGACAGGAGAATATTTTCGTAAAATTAATATATGATGCCGAAACTAAGGTTATTTTAGGAGGGCAGATCATAGGAAAAAATGGAGCTGTGCTGAGGGTAGATGTAATTGCCATGGCAGTTGCTACAAAGATGAAAACTTCGGAATTAGGAATGATGGATTTTTGCTACGCTCCTCCATTTGCGAGAACTTGGGATGTACTCAATGTAAGTGGAAATGTAGCTAAATAG